ttttaactgtgtaaatataacaaataacTTATATTTCAAACATATTACTAAACTGAAGgtataaatattgaaattaaaCAATTCTCTTTTCAGTTTTCTCCAGTTAGCTCTCAAGCTAACcggttagcctattagcttagcaaACCGCTAACAACTTCTCttcattttcagcacatttctCCTCAGCAGTCTTCTGATATATTTGAGCTCTGCCTCAGGTGTcatatgctatttttttttttccaattcccATCGATAAAAAAATCATTACTACTCTTAACATTTAGTTTTGCAAATGTTTTGCATGTACcttttttaataaagcattatcaTCTGTAGCACTAAGGGATCTGCCTTCATGCGCCTGTAAATGGTTTATTTTTTGCTGCTCTTGCACAAAAGATGGAAAAACATTCTATacgttaaaaacaataaatatgagttatttttatttttagatatttatattttgcaggaGTCATTGCTTTCTCCCCATGCACACATCAGTGTCTTcccactcgcacacacacatagcaaACAAAACTTGCAACTCTGTCCCACGGGAGTGTACTGCAGGTCtctagtttaaaacacaataGATCTACAATGCAACAATTCCTGCCCACTTTTTCCAAGTGTATCAACAAGTTTCTTTCTGCATGCCGCAAGATGTCAAGGAACAACCACTACACAACACGTCCACTCAAAGGAATGCCTCCTTCATCATTAAGCGATTCTATTAgctaaaaaacatataaaatccTATGCAAAAGCTGTATGATTCATGTTCTTTTAactatgtatataaaaaaataataacttttaaattaaatgtcaCATATTATTAAACCGAAGATATAAATtgtgaaataaaacaattctctGTTTAGTTTTCTCTAGTTAGCTCCAAGCTAACCAGTTAGACTATTAGCTTAGCAAAGTGTTAACTtcttctcctcttcattttcatcacatttcaCCTCACTGTTGCCATCTAGTGCCATGGCACTATTCTTGTATTCAGAAGAACTTTTAAGTTGATGTATTTCTAACAATTTTACAAACGTTAAATTGTTTTAATCTTTATGGTTAGTGTTAGGTTAAGGGGAAGGGAAAGTTGTAGGTATACGGTTGCTGCAGCACCCCTTATAAACAGTACTTTTCCAGTTATTTGAAGGGGGCATAATTGTAGTGGGTGTGCCTTGTAATGCCTGTGTCTTGCAAGACACAGTACCTTCTCACTTTTTCAACCATCTGGGTTTCAGAAGTGTTTTTCCTATTAGTTTTTTCCACAggattttcataaaatcctttaaaggttcaaagccatgaaccaaactaacCAGCTCTGAGAAGAATCACAACATTGCAAACATGATTTGAGACCAAAAAAGTATCGATCAAAAGGACAAAGACACAGGACTGTACTTTCACAGGGGCATGAAAtgcaatcccataaagcattgtgaATCACGCAatagaataaaaaacaatggaaatctataaaactattgattttagattGTTGATCgtaagtatagaaacaacatGTTTTATGTGTACTGCAAAATATCTCAATACATTCAAATATACATTTAGTTTgagggtgaagggagaccgacTTGGATCATTCCCAGTGCGCCTTTGGAGTGGGCAGTCACTGCTGGACTtatttggcgggctttgttggcTGCAGTTCTCAGATTCATGGACCTCTctctatggaggacaaaacatgcaaaaataataaataaatacataaataaataaatgtaataataagaaaataaataaaggaataaatgtcttgataaaacaaatataattcatttttaattaaagttattcctgaatttatttttgtatgacttttttttcctttatttattattttctatatttatttttaactttatttttattctttaaaactttttttagtcccatttgttttttttttaattattattaataaaattatattaacttatttattttttattattacattgatttatttatgcaggtttgggcctccatatctctctgctggaccatgggtactGTAGatgttcaccaggaattctgctattaaacacgatttttaaataatgatgttgaaataatgcagattgataacatacatatatgcatataccattgatgaatGGTCTTTctataaaggtttataagttattgttgaaaTTCAGTTAATCTATTGAAAAAATTAATGGAAATTTACTTCCGGATCCAGACTGTTGTACTCTATTTGAAATGAATTCTAAAGCCATTAAGACCCAGTGTGTtcttgcacaaaaaacaaaaaaacaaaaacaagcgcAGTTACGCAGCACAACACAaataacagaacgcaggtgtttcATTTTATCTTGACATGACATCTAAACATGGCGTCTAGTGGCCATGAAAAAAACAATGGGACATGGCGCAACGGCCAAAGATGTCcttctagcgcatgtttacatggaaatacaaaggaaaaaaaagagcagacacaaaaatatgtttggtGTAAATGGCCATTATTACCAGGtttcaaaattaaaaactatCGTTTAAATTTTATTCTTGTGTCCTAATTTTAAATGACCACACtaacaaaggaagcataaaagggaattttataaataaaatgtttataacatTGTAAAACAGTACAGTTTAAATGGAAGTATCCTTTTCACATTTTCAGCTCAGAGATGTCATGGTGACTCTCTTCTTGACAGAAGCTTTAAGATGGTTTAGACTGACTCCACCCTTTTTTGATGCACCACCCTTTTTGTCTCTGTCCTTTGAGGGATTTGACAACTTTCTTAGGACCTCTAAAATGAACAGAAATAAAGATATTATCTCACAGAGAAACCACTAAAAAAGACATTTTGTGTAATATCCCGAACATAAATGTTCCAAGGTTACCATAGTTTGAAACTCTGGTAACTTGGTAGGCCTATTGTCTGTAATCAAAAAATAATGTAAGCTGAAGTAgctaaataaagtaaaataaaagaaatcaaacaaatgaaacaaaaagttCTTGCACGGTCTTAATGAGTTTCCAAATACATTTGAGATTTTATAGCAGTAACAACATAAAGGTTATTTAATATCTGCTTAATGAAATTTCAATAAAGGGAACATCCTTCAAAGAACCACTCTACGTCCCTGTCCTTTTATATTAAATGATAGATGCATTACCTACTAGCTCAGGGTAACTTTTCCCAAAGTCACCATAAACTGCAGAATATTTAGGCCCTTCAATGCCTTCACCTCCTGCAAAATGGAACaggttattatacagtatatgttttacAAAATTTTACTCACAGTCCTTGTAGTCCTTGTCCTTGTAGACTACTTGAACAACAGAGAGGGCAAACTCACGTGACACGCGTAATGGAatatagctctctctctccttcagcaAACTGCTGATGAGGTCAGTGCTTTGACCTTTCTCTGTCAAGTTCACCAGCTCTCCCATCCTGTCCATCAAGTCCACATCCTCTTCAGAACACAGCTCTGTGTTTACATATCCCACACTGAGTATCTTTGGGTTGCAATTAACACTTAGTAAACTTAAAATAaggctccatttgttaacattagttgatgcatTAGGTATCACTACAGGGTTAcagtaaacaatatatatttttaacagcattagtaatctttgttaatgcaaataattaaaatatttattatataataatatatgaatataatataatataataaaaaatagttaagacaatacaattgttcattgttagttcatagtgcattaactaatgttaacatatacaacttttgaaattaacattaaacaagattaataactGCTGTAAAAGTAATGTCCATTATtggaaagtgttaccaataaatcTTACACTGAACCTATTAtcaaaaattgaaataaatatttttttcataacaaGTCAGTCATTGCATTAAACTTCCACAATCCTTCTTTAATCTTAAATTTTTGTAGCTTTGGTTTACCTTGGGCATCCAGATTGCATTTCTCTTTTATGCAATGGATAAAGTTTACAATCTTGCAGTTTAGGTTCAATAACTCTTCTTTTCCTTCTGtaagaaatgtgtttttgaaaaaaaaaaatacaacccaACGAACGTTTgaaatgtaaatcttaaaaaacgAATAATAgtactttataaatataaaaaaataaaaaaataaagaaaaaaacatgttaacctaaaaaaaagCAGAAGCTTTCATACAATTCTGAACCACACTAAATTGTGAAATAAGATAATGATCCTGCACTTACCACCAAATATCACAGTGACAAACATCTCAGTCATAAATAAGATGTGAAGAACATTATCAATATAAAGGTTATTATTAAgttggtcgctgctctctcagcAGCTTCCAGTAATGAACTTGGGCTTTTCACACAGTACCAAAACACAAGGCAGCTAAATGTTGTTGACTACAGCCATACCTAGAGACAAAGCCCTGGTTTATGAGGAATGCTGAAGAGTTCTACAGTAGTGAATTGGCAGACTATTGAGAGGCTCAGAGTAAAGCTCTTGCCATTTTATCCTTCTGTGCCACAACTGAACTATGGATGAACTCCCCTCCTGGCCTACaatttttattacataaacatcacCATATTGCCCAGGCTAAATTTTTCACTCTCTACTCAGTCTGTTTTTctgcccatctctctctctctctctctctctctctctctctctctctctcacccccaTGAAAGGAGAGGAGAGAAAGGGCTCTTTTTTTATGAAGCTGACCAGTCTTATTTGTCTCCATGGAGTCAgtacacagacagacaggttCTTTGATTTGAACAAGTTCAGAAGTGCGTCTTGAgacatttttacaattattttaaacacaTATAACTGTAACAGAACCGCAAGTTCTGAAGTTTGGCTTCCAATCTAATGACTTGCTCTCAATTATCTCTGCTTAAAGAAATACATGTCCAGTTCTCTTGGTTTAAAACAAAACTGCATGGACTTATAAGCAGTTAGTGGTCTTGATTCACATCCAAAGATAGGATCAGTCCACTGTTGATGATATACTGTAGTTATATCACGTCCAATCAAAGTAACAGAGTTTAGACAAGGCAATACATTATGAAATAAGAGGGAATGAGGAATTGTGAGTGAAAGGGATCCTACATAAATACATAACTGGAGAAAAAGTTAAtttgtaatgggagccagctggtagataactgtgcagtgtgtaaacctcactctcctgacctcaagaggtgcactagcgactgatgctagaggctgtagcttttagcctccttgttagtgcacccgcctctcgcgccggagacgccggttcaagTCCTATTCGGAGCGGGGTGATCAGGGCTGGTTACACATTGAATACTCAAATAAATACGGAGACCCAGCCACATGTTTCCTATTTATCACTGAAAGTAGGCTGCAGACATAAAATATCAAAGATTTTAAAATCAACCAACTATTTGTTTCATAACAAAAAATCTATATCTTTTGTAATCTGAGGAACCATGTTTGACATAGCATACACCTTTACAGTATATGCTGTTTTTCTTGGAACATTATTGCTGATACACAATTCAGTAAATCTGAAGATATTAACAACCCTTGAGAAGTCAACTCCATGACAACGCAGGCTTGGGCAGCCATAAGCTTCTGATTTCAGCTATCAGTTTATGTTGTCCTCAGAACCCAAAACTACTTCAGTGCCTTTCCAGAAAAATGTTATCGGTGTGTAAACATCATCAGCTTCAGCAACagatatttttctcaaatttAGATGTGAAATGAAGCCCTCTATGACCTTTATGCCAAAGATTAAACCAATCAGCTTGTTTGCTTAGCTTTTCCCCCTCAATAAAAGCTAAATGTGTGGCATACCGTattgttatatataaatatatcccaTTCGCCATAAAACAAACGTTACACCCACAGTATGTTCATTGTTGTTTATAGAGCAGAGGTAAAGTGACTATGGAATTAATTTGCTACAAAAATGCCTAAACAAAACTGTAAGTGCTCAAGTCATCAAATGTACAAATGATCCAAGGTCTCCAATGGGACAAACAATATGTTCATATGCTACAATATAATTGAAATGAGAAAGGTGGTGGAGGCACAAGGAAACTTTGGTCCATAATCCTCTGACAGATATGGAGGAGTGCCAAAGAGGTTAAGTTAATTTTATCAGTTCGTTAGGAAGATGGGtgtgaatactacattttcaGAGAAGCAACATTGCTCAGGAGTGGCAGCAAtaatttaaaggatagttcaccaaataaatacaaattctgtcataatttactcatgtcatCATCAACAGGGGTGGACTGCGAAGAGAAATCGACCCAGGATTTTAAATAGAAACTGTCCCAAAagcttttctgcatattgtggcgacgttttgtggtccatttgcATAACTCGGCGGCCCATTTGGCCCCGTTTCGTGGCTGGCCCATcgggaaaagtcccagttctcccaatggccagtctgcccctgattgtCAGGTTTCTGTAAAGGGAAGAGGCTAGAtagtgaggatccaaatgcagaacttTAATTATGAACAAAAGAAGGGGATACAACGAAGAAGAAAAATATTCAAAGAAGATGGTAACAAAACTCTACAGCAGTATGCTGTCTAATAACACACTACATACAAACAAGAACCGACCCAGGAACAAAGAacaagagggtatatatacacaaggGCTAATAAGAAGACAAGGAACTCCTGGGATACAATCAGTAGGGAAACCAGGAAAACAGACATGATGATGATTacaaaacactttcaaaataagagtccttggggGAAAACATAAGAATGATGTGACAACCCCCACTCCAAAAGGGTGGCTCCTGAAACCTGAATGGATTAACAGtctaaatgaaagaaaacagGAACTATAGGTGGTTATGGTAGAAGACACGGAAGCCTCggagggcagagccatggaagactcaagGGGCAGAGTCCTGAAGAATGAAGACAGCATAGACACACGTTTGTGGTCCATGATAGGCATACTTGAAGAGGATGGGGTCTCTGAGGGCAGAGTATGGACCCCTGAGACCACTGCGGCTGGGACCATCGTGGATAGGACCACTGAGGAAGGGACCACTGAAGTAGAACGCAGAAGGTCAGCCGTTATGATCCTATTGATAAAATCCTTGAGAGGCAGACAATCACAGTCTAAAGGGACCAACTACCTCATAGGGTCATTAGTCCAAACCAGAATATAGTTCTAAGGGATCCCTCATGCCAGTTCAATTGAGTAGCCAGTTTCCAAAAAATGAAGCAGAACCTTTGTGAAAGTTTTCGATCTGTTCTGCTGGATCCATAATTAAGGTCGGTTCTTCAGCAGTAAGCTGGCTAAACACGCACTACATACAAACAAGAACCGACCTAGCAACAAAGAAcaagagggtatatatatatatatatatatatatatatatataaacaagggcTTATAAGATAATAGGCTGTTTCTCAGTGCAAAGAACACATGCGTTCTTATGAAGAGCAGCCTTGCCAAGCTACCTTGGAATAACAATCTCGGAAGGACAGGAGGACATAGAATGCATCTATTGtgagctttgagatgtgctgcgatTTTCCTCTTGCACAATTAACCATCGCAACACTTTTGTAGCCAGTGAGAGAGCTACTGGCATTATGACATCAGTgacagcattattatcatcacaccagtgaggttttTCAGGACTAGTGACAcgttaaaagaataaagtctgttAACACTCATTTCCTTCATGTGTTTattatgatattaaaatgaagccCAACAAAACGATAAATGTTGACGGAATATAACGACTCTCATGAGCTGCAAGCTTACAACGATAAAAATTTTTCGTCTGCCATCATAGTACCAggttcttgcccacaagtcaccatccGATGCATCCTTCTTAATCGGCATGATTGAGAACACATCcgggtaattacaaaataaaaaaaatcggtATGCAACATAACTCGGACTGATCATTGAGGCATATGGCTTTTCCTTTCACTGCAATGCAGATAATACGTGGCTTTACTTATCGTTCCAACCTGATGACCCTACTGTCTCAGCTCGTATCTGTGCCTGCCTCTTGGACatttcagcctggatgaaggaaggccaccttcagctcaaccttgccaagacagaaccacttgtgatcccagccaaccaTCTGTggaccacaacctcactattcatcttggttctactacactaacaccaaccagaacagTTCGGAACCAGGGAGTGGTGGTAAATGACCAGCTTTtttgttaaagttttgtgtgacaCCGAAGGAGTAAATAAAATACTCCTATTGATAGTTCACTGCCTCACAAACCTGTCACactgtacaaaaataaattaaaaaatctttctctgtctctttctgtgcTAGTGCCAATACTGCTCCAGCCACCTCAAAAACTTGGCAGTACAACACTGCAATTGTtgttggactttgtatgacaaattgcttgctatgttccaaATTTGCAAGTcgttgctttggattaaagcatctgctaaatgactaaataaaaaaagggCTTAATGTACTGCATTCTGAAGTATTGGAATTGaacttcatatttacatttatgcatttggcagattatccaaagcgacttacagagctcttatacagggacaatccccccggagcaacctggagttaagtgccttgctcaagtacacaatggtggtggccgtggggctcaaaccagcatccttctgattaccagattaccagttatgtgcttagaccactacaccaccaccactcccatatgATGAACAGTGGATGATGGCTTCGAACGAATCCTTGCGAACGTAAGAACACAAAAGATTGCACATTGAGAAACAGTAATGGACTTCACCGTTCACtttttttattgcatcttttttccatacaatgaaaatgaatggtgactaagactacaTACTGCATGtcaggaaaaaagaaagtcatatgggtttggaacaacatgaggtgtgTGACTAAATGttgaaaacattttcagttgtgggtgtactgtccctttaaggttgTAATGAACAGTGTATACTGGATTcagttaaaataatatataatacaaataaaatgaaagaaaaaaatctttaaaaacatggcATAGTAGGAAACATTGCTTAATTTTTTCACCTTTAAATAAAGTAATACCAAGCCTATCAAATGTGTTTGAAGTCAAGCCACCTTAATACTTTAAtctatacaaatatttaagtatGATTTGAGTTTGACACACTCTGCTATCTGCATCTGTATATCTGCTATCTCTATATCTTATCCTATGCTCAGTTCAGAAGAATGCTGGTCTATAAAACTGCAGACAATCTCAAAAGGTCTCTTGATATACACTAGTGCACTCTTTTTAACCTGAAATCTTTTGGGACGTGGGGAAAAGGCTGGGAAAAATACAATGTTAGGATTCATAAGAGCTTTCTGCGTGTGATAGAGCTCAAGAGCCCAAGAGGAGCATTCTCTCGGGATGGCAACTTCTTGACTCCATGTCTGGAAGTCTCCATCTTTAGAAGAAAAGTTGTAATCATTTTACAGCCTGCTTCTTTAAGCTATATCACACTTGAGTTACAATATGAATCTGTCAAACAGTGGCCACATCTTTCTGCAAGCAGTGCAGTACCGTTTTAGTGATATTTTTAACATAGAATGTTGCATTcattttaaaggggacctattatgcaaaattcactgtggcagggcggaaggcggggccgggtcgtgatcatacacacctggtcccttatcaggctaattaagccttggagagggataaaggccgatggcagacagtggtacggagagagagatcgtttatggacatgtccgtcatgtgtgtttgtgtcttctgttaagtttctcattaaaatataatttataagtcggttctcgcctcctccttcccattgaatcctttacattcacttttacatggtgtttgtacatgtgagtcagcagtgtgtgtacacaaccaccctacaatgttaaaagtccacccactcctctttcttaaatttcaattaatcacaaacagtgtgtcaaaatgaatggtttttgtttctgctctaacATGACGTCACATTAGAACAGGCCTCGCCCATGACAGGTGACGGACTCCGCCCTaatatcatagatcctcccctgagtgatctacacacaatctGAAATGTATTTCCACGCAGGAGCAGATTCAGTGagaagaagaatgtctcagcttcataagcatcataagtgttctgttgttggctgtaaaagtgaacataagagtcttcatgtactcccggcaacagagccactgaagacgcagtggacaagttttgtttttgaaggaaatgtgctccaaaacatacaaaaatttgtgtatgttggtgcaaatcattttactgctttgttaatgtgtaaatataaagcaggattttcaaaaaatttgattctcaagcatggatcagaacCAACTGTTCGTGCTCctgctttatatcctgaagatgtaagtatcgcactttatattttgtgaacgtttgcaaatcgcctttccggaTGTGCTTGTTAGCTTATTCCACcactaatgcagctaaagttaccattgtctctgattgtattcaaggAGACCAGAACTATGTCcagcggggagcagcagctcatttgcatttaaagagacacacacaaaatcagcatgtttttgattccactaaaaaaaagaggcatttacaacatggtataataaatgatattttgagctgaaacttcacagacacattctggggacacctgagacttatattacatcttgtaaaaaggggcataataggtctcctttaaagatCAATGCTTTGTGGATTTTTCTTTCCCATGCAGTTCCTTTAATCAATGAGAATAAGTCAATCACATTTAAAACACTGACGTTTAATTTCCTTTCACTGTCATAAAGAGTTATGACTGACATAAGTTCTGTCCAAGCTCGAATAGGGAAggctggggctagttgtcacactttttagtttttctgttatATTTAGCTTGTTTTTTCTCAGTAAGTTATCAGAATTTTAGTTTAACAGAATTCATACAAAAATCTGACTTTAAGAGGATTTTGAACTAGTTGTGAAACCAACATACtaaaccactgctagagaaatTTGGACTATTGACACAAATTCTTTAAGTTACTGACCAGTTTTGTACattagacaaaataaataatcctctacaaattactaattgcttctctaaaattgttatcaaattactttactgattacttcttaATAAAAGTAATGACATTACTAATCactttaaagttactttcaaaaacaaaaaaatttgtttttcctctcaacaaattcaaaatgtccTTCAATGTCACAGTCATACACTCAGAACCACACGTTTCTAACTTACAATGACTCGCTAGTGACTTTTCAGCTGCACAGAAACAAAAGGactgtacatatgaacataattcatgctatgtattctacataaataatattatttattgaaagtcagtaactgtaatcagactacaataattaaaaattgaatgtattaattgtaaaaatgtaaaaagcattGATGTAAAAagaatttgattacagtaaataatttgtaatcagattacaataactaaaatgtaaattgttacaCTATTTTGACCAAAAGTA
This window of the Xyrauchen texanus isolate HMW12.3.18 chromosome 27, RBS_HiC_50CHRs, whole genome shotgun sequence genome carries:
- the LOC127621486 gene encoding uncharacterized protein C22orf15-like; its protein translation is MTEMFVTVIFGEGKEELLNLNCKIVNFIHCIKEKCNLDAQELCSEEDVDLMDRMGELVNLTEKGQSTDLISSLLKERESYIPLRVSRGEGIEGPKYSAVYGDFGKSYPELVEVLRKLSNPSKDRDKKGGASKKGGVSLNHLKASVKKRVTMTSLS